The DNA region TCGGGGACAACTGGGCTATCCCGACAGAAGCACACTGCCAACTATGCATCTGCACCCAGATTCAGCTGAAGAAGAACCGCCATAGGTCCTGGCTGGTCCGGACACATCGGTCCTGGCTGTACCGGGGCAAGGGCAATAAGGACGGCAAACGCGGACTGGCTGTTGACGCTCGCACCCACTGGAGCGTCCCGCTTTACGACTGGGAAGATCTGCCCATCAACCCTCTGCGGTACCTGACCGAGGGCCAGGCCACGCAGGTCCTGGCGAAGAAGCCCGGTCAGGTGAAGCGACTGCTGATGATGTTCCGTTTCTTGGAGGGCCGCATCATTCCCCGGAACGTCATCCTCACTGTCGGAGCGGGCAGGGACGACCCTATGCGCCGAGCCCGACAGGCTCGGGATGAGGCAGTCAAGGAAGGTCTGACACTTCTGTGCGGTGACTGGGTTGAGTCCCGCGAACAAGCCGCAGCGCGAGGGATCGCTCTCGGCTCCGGTGAGTGGATTGCGCTTCGAGATGACTCAGCCAGCAAGCCCGTGGCCAGCCACGTGCCAGACTGTTTGCAAGCACCAGATATATCGAAGGCTGGCTAGCAGTGTCCGACCCCGAAGCCTGGACTCCGCCTGAAGGATCCTGGGCGTCCTCAGCCGCACGGCGGAAGAACATGCAGGCCATTCGGAGCCGCGACACAAAACCGGAACGGCTGATCCGCCGGCTCGTCCACGCCAGCGGCCTCCGCTACCGAGTCGCGGCAAAGCCTCTGCCGGACCTTCGCCGGACGGCGGACATGGTGTTCCGCCCGGCCAAGGTCGCGGTGTTCATTGACGGCTGCTACTGGCATGGCTGTCCCGAGCACTACGTCCCGCCCAAAACCAACCCTGGGTACTGGTCAGACAAGGTGGCACGGAACGTGGCCCGTGACCGTGACACTGACCAGCGCCTCGCTGAGGCCGGCTGGCTGGTACTGCGCTTCTGGGAGCATCAGGACTCAGACACCTGCGCGCTCACGATCGTCAGTGCTGTCCGCGAGCGACGGAACGCTCTGGCCCGGTAGCAGATCCTGCGTCTCAGTCTTGCGCTGCTTTTCGCGTTTGTGGGCAGCGCGCAGCACGGCAGCGATCGCCTTCCCCACTGCCTCAGCGACAGGCGGGGGAAATGCATTTCCCACCTGCCGGTACTGGGCGGTTTTACCTCCGCTGAATTTCCAATCTTGCGGAAACCCTTGAATAATTGCCGCTTGCTCGACCGTCAGCATAGGGCCATCCGGGCGGAATAGGTCACGCCCTCGACTACCCTTTTTCTTGCTCTCCTCATAGTCGTTAGCAACACCCATTCCAGAAACACCCAGCTGCTTCCAGGATGCCTTTGCGCGACTCGGCCCCAGGTCAGCCCCGCCGTGCTTCTTTGAGCCACCAACGAGTGTAGGCGCGATGCCGCCATCCTTCTTGTTCGCAGCAGCCTTAGATGCCCTGTCTTTCCAATCATCGAGACACTTCCGCGCCTCGTCCGCGATATCTCCCCCCATTTCCAGGTACGGCTGGTACCTGGCCTCCATAGAGTCGCTGAGTGCCTCGAAAACACTCTTCGGAGCGCCTGTTGCAGTGGGCCACACAAATTCGAGATCACCGAGTACATCCTTGCGGATAGCCACAAGAACAGCTCGTGGACGCAACTGAGGCACGCCAAAGTCACTGGCCTCTAGGACCTCCCACTTGCACACCTTGTAGTCGAGGCCCTCGAAGTCTTCCTCCAGCCCCGTCTCGGGCCGCTTAGCCCGACCACCCTGAAGCCTCGCTTCGATATAGGTGCGATATTCCTCGAACTTCGCGTCCTTAATCCCTCGAACATTTTCAATCATCACTGCCTTAGGGCGAAGCTCATCAACGAGCTCTAGCATCCGAGGAAAGAGATCTCGCTCGTCATCCTTCCCCAATTGCTTACCGGCATGCGAAAAAGGCGGGCACGGAACACCCCCCGCAAGCAAGTCAAGCTCGCGACGCAAGAGAGGGCCACCAAGAAACTTGGATGGCTTTTTCAGTCCCGCTTCGGGGAATTTCTTGCTAGGCAGCGGACGGAATTCATTTACGTCATTATTAATGACGTCACAGTGCTCCCGCTCCCAGCTCCACCCGTCGAGAGACTTAATGTTATCCGTCAGGGTAGTCGCGGCATGCTCGTCGATTTCAACGAGCGCAAGGTGCTTAAATCCGGCCGCGTGGAGACCGATGGCTTGCCCCCCGGCACCCGCGCAAATCTCGATCGAGGTCAACACATGATCCTCGCTCCAGGTCGGCGTATTGTCGCTGAGCGTCATCGGCTCCTCCTGGCGTGGCTGATACAGACACGCAAGTGTCGCATCTACCACCGACAACGTTTACGACGCTCGTCCCATCCCACCCGGCGCAGTCAGCTCTCCAGCAGGTCCCGCAGACTCTGCCG from Streptomyces sp. NBC_01591 includes:
- a CDS encoding very short patch repair endonuclease, giving the protein MEGWLAVSDPEAWTPPEGSWASSAARRKNMQAIRSRDTKPERLIRRLVHASGLRYRVAAKPLPDLRRTADMVFRPAKVAVFIDGCYWHGCPEHYVPPKTNPGYWSDKVARNVARDRDTDQRLAEAGWLVLRFWEHQDSDTCALTIVSAVRERRNALAR
- a CDS encoding NaeI family type II restriction endonuclease, with protein sequence MGRLVLQKPGEICTNTDTAPEHVLRGPEDDIELQAVLSWFRDQPVGLLYTEAIRNSIDYVLDGGRTSRFDLLSSDVHPGERASVGAKLEYEVLRIFNLPKAKPLDTLIAGAPVDIKATVGDNWAIPTEAHCQLCICTQIQLKKNRHRSWLVRTHRSWLYRGKGNKDGKRGLAVDARTHWSVPLYDWEDLPINPLRYLTEGQATQVLAKKPGQVKRLLMMFRFLEGRIIPRNVILTVGAGRDDPMRRARQARDEAVKEGLTLLCGDWVESREQAAARGIALGSGEWIALRDDSASKPVASHVPDCLQAPDISKAG
- a CDS encoding DNA cytosine methyltransferase, which translates into the protein MTLSDNTPTWSEDHVLTSIEICAGAGGQAIGLHAAGFKHLALVEIDEHAATTLTDNIKSLDGWSWEREHCDVINNDVNEFRPLPSKKFPEAGLKKPSKFLGGPLLRRELDLLAGGVPCPPFSHAGKQLGKDDERDLFPRMLELVDELRPKAVMIENVRGIKDAKFEEYRTYIEARLQGGRAKRPETGLEEDFEGLDYKVCKWEVLEASDFGVPQLRPRAVLVAIRKDVLGDLEFVWPTATGAPKSVFEALSDSMEARYQPYLEMGGDIADEARKCLDDWKDRASKAAANKKDGGIAPTLVGGSKKHGGADLGPSRAKASWKQLGVSGMGVANDYEESKKKGSRGRDLFRPDGPMLTVEQAAIIQGFPQDWKFSGGKTAQYRQVGNAFPPPVAEAVGKAIAAVLRAAHKREKQRKTETQDLLPGQSVPSLADSTDDRERAGV